One Pseudochaenichthys georgianus chromosome 4, fPseGeo1.2, whole genome shotgun sequence DNA window includes the following coding sequences:
- the tmem44 gene encoding transmembrane protein 44 isoform X2, which translates to MSCFLVTGDVNLFAINMEPRILTLDGQTGGNPNFVFFNLVEFCVDAVTTCFSHGADKLCVPIGLSSLSALLLLLSCILLVYQRCTFRGKNPGESIILLYSLLGNLCSTSGAILSRQLHIQIILGAFAAAMDGIGFISCCLPVLLCWNSKAEKRMRIIRGRRRQHLLAVCVLMVVAGGFLKSRDSHHPVDGHLSGRKLLHATFQDNTEILGYILGLLSSVIACTSRFPALCRTYRGEMLTCAHIFSGFLCSLASALYAAAILLYSTRFGFILRVMPWLLSAICCITLDLLILVIHWWKRGTTRQLVHFSTDRENLLGGSGIPTEDNDVMKRQRKEQVHSSARTKTNPVQRMTEMGGYMDVSLHPAEKKVTLSEVKDLPLNMTLRVIGGDRFYSSDTSCESSPVSSDLEVGWSPV; encoded by the exons ATGAGTTGTTTTCTAGTAACAGGAGATGTAAACCTATTTGCAATCAATATGGAACCGCGTATATTGACCTTAGACGGTCAGACAGGAGGTAATCCAAACTTTGTTTTCTTCAATTTGGTTGAATTTTGCGTCGATGCAGTCACCACCTGTTTCTCTCATGGCGCTGACAAACTTTGCGTCCCCATCGGCCTGAGCTCTCTATCTGCGCTGCTTCTACTGCTATCATGCATTCT GCTCGTGTATCAGAGGTGCACATTTCGCGGGAAAAATCCGGGAGAAAGCATCATTCTCCTCTACAGCCTCCTCGGTAACCTGTGTAGCACAAGTGGAGCCATTCTGTCCAGACAGCTTCATATTCAG ATTATTTTGGGTGCTTTTGCTGCTGCTATGGATGGTATCGGTTTTATTTCTTGCTGCTTACCTGTACTCCTGTGCTGGAACTCAAAGGCAG AAAAGAGGATGAGGATCATAAGGGGGCGGAGGAGGCAGCACCTCCTGGCAGTGTGTGTACTGATGGTGGTTGCTGGTGGTTTTCTGAAGTCCAGGGACTCACACCACCCTGTAGACGGGCATCTCAGCGGGAGGAAGCTGCTTCATGCCACCTTCCAA GACAACACTGAAATCCTGGGTTACATACTTGGCCTGCTGTCTTCTGTCATCGCCTGTACCTCCAGGTTCCCTGCACTCTGTAGAACA TACAGAGGGGAGATGTTGACCTGTGCCCACATCTTCTCTGGGTTCCTGTGCTCCCTGGCTAGTGCCCTGTACGCTGCGGCCATACTCCTCTACAGCACTCGGTTTGGGTTTATTTTAAGAGTCATGCCGTGGCTGCTGTCAGCGATATGCTGCATCACCCTGGACCTTCTT ATTCTTGTCATCCACTGGTGGAAGAGAGGAACAACACGGCAGCTTGTACATTTTTCTACAGACAGAGAAAACCTTTTAGGAGGATCAGGCATCCCAACTGAGGATAACGATGTCATGAAGAGACAAAGAAAAGAGCAAGTTCATTCTTCAGCCAGGACTAAA ACAAATCCTGTCCAGAGGATGACTGAGATGGGCGGTTATATGGATGTCAGTCTTCATCCTGCAGAAAAA AAAGTGACGTTGTCCGAGGTAAAGGACCTGCCTCTCAACATGACGCTGCGAGTGATCGGAGGTGACCGTTTCTACTCCTCAGATACATCCTGTGAGTCTTCCCCGGTCAGCT
- the tmem44 gene encoding transmembrane protein 44 isoform X3: MSCFLVTGDVNLFAINMEPRILTLDGQTGGNPNFVFFNLVEFCVDAVTTCFSHGADKLCVPIGLSSLSALLLLLSCILLVYQRCTFRGKNPGESIILLYSLLGNLCSTSGAILSRQLHIQIILGAFAAAMDGIGFISCCLPVLLCWNSKAEKRMRIIRGRRRQHLLAVCVLMVVAGGFLKSRDSHHPVDGHLSGRKLLHATFQDNTEILGYILGLLSSVIACTSRFPALCRTYRGEMLTCAHIFSGFLCSLASALYAAAILLYSTRFGFILRVMPWLLSAICCITLDLLILVIHWWKRGTTRQLVHFSTDRENLLGGSGIPTEDNDVMKRQRKEQVHSSARTKTNPVQRMTEMGGYMDVSLHPAEKKVTLSEVKDLPLNMTLRVIGGDRFYSSDTSLGF; encoded by the exons ATGAGTTGTTTTCTAGTAACAGGAGATGTAAACCTATTTGCAATCAATATGGAACCGCGTATATTGACCTTAGACGGTCAGACAGGAGGTAATCCAAACTTTGTTTTCTTCAATTTGGTTGAATTTTGCGTCGATGCAGTCACCACCTGTTTCTCTCATGGCGCTGACAAACTTTGCGTCCCCATCGGCCTGAGCTCTCTATCTGCGCTGCTTCTACTGCTATCATGCATTCT GCTCGTGTATCAGAGGTGCACATTTCGCGGGAAAAATCCGGGAGAAAGCATCATTCTCCTCTACAGCCTCCTCGGTAACCTGTGTAGCACAAGTGGAGCCATTCTGTCCAGACAGCTTCATATTCAG ATTATTTTGGGTGCTTTTGCTGCTGCTATGGATGGTATCGGTTTTATTTCTTGCTGCTTACCTGTACTCCTGTGCTGGAACTCAAAGGCAG AAAAGAGGATGAGGATCATAAGGGGGCGGAGGAGGCAGCACCTCCTGGCAGTGTGTGTACTGATGGTGGTTGCTGGTGGTTTTCTGAAGTCCAGGGACTCACACCACCCTGTAGACGGGCATCTCAGCGGGAGGAAGCTGCTTCATGCCACCTTCCAA GACAACACTGAAATCCTGGGTTACATACTTGGCCTGCTGTCTTCTGTCATCGCCTGTACCTCCAGGTTCCCTGCACTCTGTAGAACA TACAGAGGGGAGATGTTGACCTGTGCCCACATCTTCTCTGGGTTCCTGTGCTCCCTGGCTAGTGCCCTGTACGCTGCGGCCATACTCCTCTACAGCACTCGGTTTGGGTTTATTTTAAGAGTCATGCCGTGGCTGCTGTCAGCGATATGCTGCATCACCCTGGACCTTCTT ATTCTTGTCATCCACTGGTGGAAGAGAGGAACAACACGGCAGCTTGTACATTTTTCTACAGACAGAGAAAACCTTTTAGGAGGATCAGGCATCCCAACTGAGGATAACGATGTCATGAAGAGACAAAGAAAAGAGCAAGTTCATTCTTCAGCCAGGACTAAA ACAAATCCTGTCCAGAGGATGACTGAGATGGGCGGTTATATGGATGTCAGTCTTCATCCTGCAGAAAAA AAAGTGACGTTGTCCGAGGTAAAGGACCTGCCTCTCAACATGACGCTGCGAGTGATCGGAGGTGACCGTTTCTACTCCTCAGATACATCCT